A part of Topomyia yanbarensis strain Yona2022 unplaced genomic scaffold, ASM3024719v1 HiC_scaffold_369, whole genome shotgun sequence genomic DNA contains:
- the LOC131695332 gene encoding insulin-like receptor, giving the protein ICGSVDVRNSPTNLDRLKDCVVVEGFVHILLIDKYTEASFENYSFPLLTEITEYLLLFRVNGLKTLRKLFPNLAVIRGSSLVSDYAIVIYELMHIE; this is encoded by the coding sequence AAATCTGTGGCAGCGTGGACGTCCGCAACTCGCCCACCAATCTGGACCGGCTGAAGGATTGCGTCGTGGTCGAGGGTTTCGTGCACATCCTCCTGATCGACAAGTACACGGAGGCAAGCTTCGAGAACTATTCCTTCCCGCTGCTGACGGAAATCACCGAGTATCTGCTTCTGTTTCGGGTCAACGGGCTGAAAACGCTGCGCAAGCTGTTCCCCAATCTGGCCGTGATCCGGGGCAGTTCGCTGGTCAGTGACTACGCCATCGTGATCTACGAGCTGATGCACATCGAG